Within the Candidatus Palauibacter soopunensis genome, the region TGACGGCCGCGACCTCGAAGTGCCGGGACATGGAGGCCACCGTGAACACGGACCCCAGCAGGGCGGCAATCGGAAACCCGAGCAGCGACTGGTACGGAAACTCGTACACGTAGTGAAGGACGATCTGGGACCAGGTCGACCCCTGGTCGAGGAACCGGTCGAGGTTGTCGGCGATGTCGATGACCATGAAGAGGAAGGGCACACCGAGCGCACAGGCCGCGAAGATCCTCAGGAACTGGGAAAGGACGTACCGGTCGAGCAGCTTCACGGCGTCAGCGCAGCACCCTGGTGGAGCGCGCCAGGGCCACGAGCCCGGCGGCGCCGAAGATGACGTTCGGGGCCCACATGGCCCAGAGCGGCGAGATCCAGAGGCGGTCGGCGAGCCGTTCGCCCCCGATGAGCGACACGTAGTACGCCCCGAAGATGCCCAGGCTGACGCCGACGACGAGTGCGACGCCGCCGCGCGGGAACCGGACGGCGATCGGGGCGCCGAGGAGGACGAACACGATGCACGCGGCCGGGATCGTCCCCTTCTTGTGAATCTCGACCCAGTACTGGTTGATTCGGCGAAGCCCCGTGACCTCGCGCTCCGCGTACGACTGGAACTGGTTCGCCGCATCGAATGCGGTGTAGAAGCGACGGGCTGCGCTCTCGGCGACCTGTGTCGTGGAATCCGGCGCGGCGGCTTCCTGCGCAGGTCCCGGCTCGATCTCGCGTTGCGCGGGCGCTTCCGGTGTCGCGGGAGGGTCATCCTCCCGGCGGGCGACAGTGACTTGCCGGTAGGAAGCGTCACGTTCCAGGTCGGAGATGTCATCCCTCCGGTCGCGGGTGTCGCTCTCCCGGGTACGGGCGCCGTCCGCCGGCCCGGCCCCGGGAAGCGGCGCATCCGCGAGAGGTTGCTCGAAGTCCAGCAGCATGCCGGTGATCGCCTGCGCGTACACGAGGCTCTCCGAACGTGCCGCGTTCGCCATCTGCGCGCCGCGACCGGCCTCCACGCGCATGTCGGCGATGTTCATCTCGCGATCGCCGCGTATGGCTGCGGTATCGCGCTCGAGCCCGTTCGCCACATCCGGGATCTTGAGCAGCATCCGCTCGAAGGCGATGCGCCGGAAGGCATGCGGGCGCT harbors:
- a CDS encoding LptF/LptG family permease → MRTLTRYILRRHAGPFIFAVIGTTVLLLLDQVSKRFERLIGKDLEWTVIAEVFVYSIPFILAQTLPMAVLIAVLYVFSRMEGDFEITAVKASGIPLSRVMTPLLVCAVILAGGMTWFNNTVLPQSNHHLQVLLRGIGRKTPTFNLREHTINEVLPSYVYVHPGMIDREESVVHDVAIYDERNGQESRSIYATRGKMGFSEEGEDLYFDLEDGVVQVRLNERPHAFRRIAFERMLLKIPDVANGLERDTAAIRGDREMNIADMRVEAGRGAQMANAARSESLVYAQAITGMLLDFEQPLADAPLPGAGPADGARTRESDTRDRRDDISDLERDASYRQVTVARREDDPPATPEAPAQREIEPGPAQEAAAPDSTTQVAESAARRFYTAFDAANQFQSYAEREVTGLRRINQYWVEIHKKGTIPAACIVFVLLGAPIAVRFPRGGVALVVGVSLGIFGAYYVSLIGGERLADRLWISPLWAMWAPNVIFGAAGLVALARSTRVLR